Proteins from a genomic interval of Candidatus Gracilibacteria bacterium:
- the eno gene encoding phosphopyruvate hydratase, protein MAIIQRVLAREILDSRGNPTIEVELFAEKNGRTYHGRAMVPSGASTGEHEAVELRDNDPKRYLGKGVLNAVKNVNKELNTAVKGMDTMDQNALDSKMIELDGTENKGRLGANAILGISMANARAAADEKDVSLFKYWNAKAHVLPVPMMNIMNGGKHADSGLDIQEFMILPVSAPTFAEALRMGAETFHSLKKILHDEELGTAVGDEGGFAPNLPHNEAAFDYILKAIEKAGYKPGKDIYLGVDAAASEFHGKDGYHIKVNGKPEVLSSAQMVDFYEGWVKKYPILTLEDGLDQNDWKAWQSLTSRLGKKIQIVGDDLLVTNVKKLQRGINESTANSILIKLNQIGTLSETMNAILLAHASNWTAVVSHRSGETEDTTIADLVVALETGQIKTGSLCRTERIAKYNQLLRIEEELGKDAFYIGKKAFYQMK, encoded by the coding sequence ATGGCCATTATTCAACGCGTGCTTGCCCGTGAAATTCTTGATTCCCGCGGAAATCCAACCATCGAAGTCGAGCTTTTTGCTGAAAAAAACGGGAGAACCTATCACGGCCGCGCCATGGTGCCCAGCGGCGCTTCCACCGGTGAACACGAAGCGGTAGAGCTCCGCGACAACGACCCCAAACGCTATCTTGGAAAAGGAGTTTTGAACGCGGTCAAAAACGTAAATAAAGAGCTCAATACTGCGGTAAAAGGCATGGATACAATGGATCAAAACGCGCTCGATTCCAAAATGATTGAACTCGATGGGACGGAAAATAAAGGTCGACTTGGGGCTAATGCAATTCTTGGAATTTCGATGGCCAATGCGCGTGCGGCAGCGGATGAAAAAGACGTCAGTCTATTTAAATATTGGAATGCAAAAGCGCATGTTTTGCCTGTGCCGATGATGAACATCATGAATGGAGGAAAACACGCGGACAGCGGGCTCGATATCCAGGAATTTATGATTTTGCCGGTGAGTGCCCCTACGTTTGCAGAGGCGCTTCGCATGGGAGCTGAGACGTTTCACTCTCTTAAAAAAATTCTCCACGATGAAGAATTGGGAACAGCGGTTGGGGATGAAGGAGGTTTTGCCCCTAATTTGCCGCACAATGAAGCCGCGTTTGACTATATTTTAAAAGCCATTGAAAAAGCGGGATATAAACCCGGGAAAGACATTTATCTCGGAGTAGATGCCGCGGCATCCGAATTTCATGGAAAAGATGGCTATCATATTAAGGTGAATGGTAAACCCGAGGTGCTTTCTTCGGCACAAATGGTGGATTTTTATGAAGGTTGGGTGAAAAAATATCCGATTCTGACCCTTGAAGATGGGCTCGATCAAAACGACTGGAAGGCATGGCAATCTCTCACTTCTCGTTTGGGGAAAAAAATTCAAATTGTAGGAGACGATCTTTTAGTTACCAATGTTAAAAAACTGCAACGCGGGATCAATGAAAGCACCGCCAACTCCATTCTCATCAAACTCAATCAGATTGGAACGTTGAGTGAAACCATGAATGCGATTTTACTGGCGCACGCCTCCAATTGGACCGCCGTGGTTTCGCATCGCTCCGGGGAAACCGAAGACACCACGATTGCGGACTTGGTGGTGGCCCTGGAAACCGGCCAAATCAAAACCGGCTCTCTGTGTCGCACCGAACGCATCGCCAAGTACAATCAACTTTTGCGCATTGAAGAAGAACTGGGAAAAGACGCTTTTTACATTGGGAAAAAGGCGTTTTATCAGATGAAATAA
- a CDS encoding MBL fold metallo-hydrolase produces the protein MEIIWHGQSCFTIKGSSATLVTDPYSAANGLTPPKFKADIVTVSHAHENHNNVAGVEGENVKVFDWPGEYESKEVMITCLEISRFLKPEEKTDLKRSQLLVTHIEMDGIKICHLGGLEKRLTGEMIEAIGDVDVLLLPVGGGDMIGAKTAHEVIEQVEPRIVIPMHYKIDGLKEAIEPLDVFIKEMGIHVEPTEKWGIKNRKEMPEETTGYVILMPQLG, from the coding sequence ATGGAAATCATTTGGCACGGTCAATCTTGTTTCACCATCAAAGGTTCTTCCGCCACATTAGTGACGGATCCCTACAGCGCAGCAAACGGTTTAACTCCACCTAAATTCAAGGCGGATATCGTAACCGTGAGTCATGCGCATGAAAATCATAACAATGTGGCCGGAGTCGAAGGAGAAAACGTGAAGGTTTTCGATTGGCCCGGAGAATATGAGTCCAAAGAAGTCATGATCACATGTCTTGAGATCTCTCGTTTTTTAAAGCCCGAAGAGAAAACAGACCTCAAACGTTCGCAACTTTTAGTCACGCATATAGAAATGGATGGCATTAAAATTTGTCATTTGGGAGGGTTGGAAAAGCGCTTGACCGGAGAAATGATCGAAGCCATCGGGGATGTGGATGTTTTGCTTCTTCCCGTGGGCGGAGGGGATATGATTGGAGCCAAGACCGCGCACGAAGTGATTGAGCAAGTGGAACCGAGAATTGTGATCCCAATGCACTATAAAATCGACGGATTGAAAGAAGCGATCGAACCGTTGGATGTTTTTATCAAGGAAATGGGAATTCATGTGGAGCCCACCGAAAAATGGGGGATCAAAAATCGCAAAGAAATGCCGGAAGAAACTACGGGCTATGTGATCTTGATGCCGCAATTGGGCTAA